One Streptomyces sp. RPA4-2 genomic window carries:
- a CDS encoding SDR family NAD(P)-dependent oxidoreductase codes for MTATRRFEGHGVVITGAARGIGAATARRFADEGAHVLLADVDLPEAEKTAASIRELGGRAEAYVCDVGDRASIERAVAHAVHTFGSLDVLVNNAYGCTPDEPLFEDEPDEVWAHDLDLTLTGAYRCSRAALPHLVASGRGAIVHIGSVNGIQDFGNHAYSAAKAGLMSLTRTLAGHAAPRGVRVNMVAPGTVRTTAWEGREDDLAVAAELYPLGRVGEPDDIAAAVAFLASRDASWITGTTLCVDGGLLAVNTGFRHALRKSTEGPE; via the coding sequence ATGACTGCCACGAGGCGCTTCGAAGGACACGGGGTTGTGATCACGGGCGCGGCCCGCGGTATCGGGGCGGCCACCGCCCGCCGGTTCGCCGACGAGGGCGCCCACGTGCTGCTCGCCGACGTGGACCTGCCCGAGGCGGAGAAGACGGCCGCGTCGATCCGTGAACTCGGCGGGCGGGCCGAGGCGTACGTCTGCGACGTGGGGGACCGCGCGTCGATCGAGCGAGCCGTCGCGCATGCCGTCCACACGTTCGGCTCGCTGGACGTCCTGGTCAACAACGCCTACGGATGCACCCCCGACGAGCCGCTCTTCGAGGATGAGCCGGACGAGGTGTGGGCCCACGACCTCGACCTCACCCTGACCGGCGCCTACCGGTGCTCCCGCGCGGCGCTCCCGCACCTGGTGGCCTCCGGCCGCGGAGCGATCGTCCATATCGGCTCCGTGAACGGCATCCAGGACTTCGGCAACCACGCCTACAGCGCCGCCAAGGCGGGTCTCATGTCCCTGACCCGCACGCTCGCCGGTCACGCGGCGCCCCGGGGGGTGCGCGTCAACATGGTCGCGCCGGGCACGGTCCGCACCACGGCGTGGGAGGGGCGCGAGGACGACCTCGCCGTGGCCGCGGAGCTCTACCCGCTGGGGCGGGTCGGAGAGCCGGACGACATCGCGGCGGCCGTCGCCTTCCTCGCTTCCCGTGACGCGTCCTGGATCACCGGGACCACGCTGTGCGTGGACGGGGGGCTACTGGCGGTCAACACCGGTTTCCGCCACGCGCTGCGAAAGAGCACGGAGGGGCCGGAGTAG
- a CDS encoding isocitrate lyase/PEP mutase family protein: MTYGKKLREQIAGPETTPLIGVYDMYSASIAAEHYDGMFVSGFGFAASYYGLPDIGFIAWPDMVAFVQRLRGAFPRHHLLVDIDDGYVDPEVACHVVEGLERIGASGVILEDQKRPRRCGHADGKQVLPLAEYLAKLEMVLATRQDMVVVARTDATDENDILHRAETLAATGADVVLVDGVRSVDWIRRIRKVVGDKPLLFNQIAGGKSPRLSLGELSELGVDVAIYSTPCLFAAHQAMHSALADLRAADGRLPVVDTTNGVGVATATQLLERNIARLRPQAQGVNA; this comes from the coding sequence TTGACTTACGGGAAGAAGCTGAGGGAGCAGATCGCCGGGCCGGAGACCACCCCGCTGATCGGCGTGTACGACATGTACTCGGCGTCGATCGCGGCCGAGCACTACGACGGGATGTTCGTCTCCGGCTTCGGCTTCGCGGCCTCGTACTACGGGCTGCCGGACATCGGATTCATCGCGTGGCCGGACATGGTGGCGTTCGTCCAGCGACTGCGGGGCGCGTTCCCGCGGCACCATCTGCTGGTGGACATCGACGACGGGTACGTCGATCCCGAGGTCGCCTGTCACGTGGTCGAGGGACTGGAGCGGATCGGGGCGTCGGGGGTGATCCTCGAGGACCAGAAGCGGCCGCGCCGGTGCGGGCACGCCGACGGCAAGCAGGTGCTGCCACTGGCCGAGTACCTCGCCAAGCTGGAGATGGTGCTGGCGACCCGGCAGGACATGGTCGTGGTGGCCCGCACGGACGCGACCGACGAGAACGACATCCTGCACCGGGCCGAGACGCTCGCCGCGACCGGCGCGGACGTGGTGCTCGTCGACGGGGTGCGCAGCGTGGATTGGATCCGGCGGATCCGCAAGGTGGTCGGTGACAAGCCACTGCTGTTCAACCAGATCGCGGGCGGCAAGTCGCCCCGGCTCTCCCTGGGTGAGCTGTCCGAGCTCGGTGTGGACGTCGCCATCTACAGCACGCCGTGTCTGTTCGCGGCCCACCAGGCGATGCACTCCGCGCTCGCCGACCTCAGGGCGGCGGACGGCCGGCTCCCGGTGGTGGACACGACGAACGGTGTCGGCGTCGCGACCGCCACCCAGCTTCTGGAGCGCAACATCGCGCGTCTGCGGCCGCAGGCCCAGGGCGTGAACGCGTGA
- a CDS encoding TauD/TfdA family dioxygenase has protein sequence MSPSVRQLSVEEPAVEDMPLMWLRDNCACALCRDPRNGQKLFQITELPAGLALGAVRRTADGVEVDWAPDGHRSEYSRQWLTANRPGTGADAADRPGDRRGETGKTLWTAADLDGRLPEADWADYLGDPVVKARVLDSVLGLGFALLRDVPCRTGQVLEVAETFGYVRETNYGRLFDVRVEPDPNNLAFTGARITPHTDNPYRDPVPTLQLLHCLANSASGGDSGLVDGFKAAALLRAEDPEAFAVLTRTPVPFRFSDARTVLEAERPLIDVDGRGRIREVRFNNRSMSTLRLPANELEAFYRACRTFAGITLRPELQLDFRLSPGDCLVFDNVRLLHARTAFEETGARHLQGAYADIDALAGTLAVLRRQRDAAGAEFLDGLSELFEGEGAGAYLGEPVTMAQHMLQAAARAQEAGASDALVAAALLHDVGHFHGPLTGEDLMAGTDNRHSHTGADRLADWFGPEVTEPIRLHVAAKRYLCAVEPEYFGLLTEASVYTLQVQGGPMSAPEVAEYEANPYAADGVAVRRWDDQGKDPEAPAPDFAHFRPLLAALLRTA, from the coding sequence GTGTCACCGTCAGTCAGGCAGCTGTCCGTCGAGGAACCCGCGGTGGAGGACATGCCGCTCATGTGGCTGCGGGACAACTGCGCCTGCGCCCTGTGCCGGGACCCGCGCAACGGGCAGAAGCTGTTCCAGATCACCGAGCTGCCCGCGGGCCTCGCGCTCGGCGCCGTCCGGCGGACCGCCGACGGCGTCGAGGTCGACTGGGCACCCGATGGCCACCGGTCGGAGTACTCCAGGCAGTGGCTCACGGCCAACCGTCCCGGTACGGGCGCCGACGCCGCCGACAGGCCCGGGGACCGGCGTGGTGAGACGGGCAAGACACTGTGGACCGCCGCCGACCTGGACGGCCGGCTGCCCGAGGCGGACTGGGCGGACTACCTGGGCGACCCGGTCGTCAAGGCCCGCGTGCTGGACTCGGTCCTCGGGCTCGGCTTCGCCCTGCTGCGCGACGTTCCGTGCCGTACGGGCCAGGTGCTGGAGGTGGCCGAGACGTTCGGCTACGTCCGCGAGACCAACTACGGGCGGCTGTTCGACGTACGGGTCGAACCGGACCCCAACAACCTGGCCTTCACCGGCGCGCGCATCACCCCGCACACCGACAACCCGTACCGCGACCCGGTGCCCACCCTCCAACTGCTGCACTGCCTCGCGAACTCGGCGAGCGGCGGCGACTCGGGTCTGGTGGACGGATTCAAGGCCGCCGCGCTGCTGCGCGCCGAGGACCCTGAGGCCTTCGCGGTGCTGACCCGCACACCCGTGCCGTTCCGCTTCAGCGACGCCCGCACCGTACTGGAGGCCGAACGGCCGCTGATCGACGTGGACGGCCGCGGCCGGATCCGCGAGGTGCGCTTCAACAACCGCTCGATGTCCACACTCCGGCTGCCTGCCAACGAACTGGAGGCGTTCTACCGGGCCTGCCGGACGTTCGCCGGGATCACCCTGCGCCCCGAACTCCAGCTGGACTTCAGGCTCTCGCCCGGCGACTGCCTGGTCTTCGACAACGTCCGGCTGCTGCACGCCCGTACCGCCTTCGAGGAGACCGGCGCCCGCCACCTGCAAGGCGCCTACGCCGACATCGACGCGCTGGCCGGCACCTTGGCCGTACTGCGCCGCCAACGGGACGCGGCGGGCGCGGAGTTCCTGGACGGACTGTCCGAACTCTTCGAGGGCGAGGGCGCGGGCGCCTACCTGGGCGAGCCGGTGACGATGGCGCAGCACATGCTGCAGGCCGCGGCGCGAGCCCAGGAGGCGGGGGCGTCCGACGCGCTGGTGGCGGCCGCGTTGCTGCACGACGTCGGTCACTTCCACGGCCCGCTCACCGGCGAGGACCTGATGGCCGGCACCGACAACCGGCACAGCCACACCGGGGCGGACCGGCTGGCCGACTGGTTCGGCCCCGAGGTCACCGAGCCGATCCGGCTGCACGTGGCGGCGAAGCGGTACCTGTGCGCGGTCGAGCCCGAGTACTTCGGCCTGCTCACCGAGGCCTCCGTCTACACGCTTCAGGTGCAGGGCGGTCCGATGTCCGCGCCCGAGGTCGCCGAGTACGAGGCGAACCCGTACGCGGCGGACGGGGTCGCGGTGCGCCGCTGGGACGACCAGGGCAAGGACCCCGAGGCGCCGGCCCCGGACTTCGCGCACTTCCGGCCGCTGCTCGCCGCACTGCTGCGGACCGCCTGA
- a CDS encoding GntR family transcriptional regulator, whose translation MTDGAAGTGKRATPNSATPKSRDQALYRKVAADLGREIGEGRYGSGGRLPAEGELAERYGVSRGTVRQAMALLRTEGLVASRRGTRRVVIGMPRPQSFGELLSFTRWARSMGEEPGGLMIATETRTADATECVQLRLPEGTEVHRVRRLRTLSGRPAMVERTVFPPAVGELVAELPPDTVSYTVALEERGVLFADAQHTIDLCPADAEDARLLGCRPGDPLLRERRCSTDPAGTPIEWSDDRYLPDTVAFTVHSSAASGSLARRPAGDT comes from the coding sequence GTGACGGACGGTGCGGCCGGGACCGGGAAACGCGCGACACCGAACAGCGCGACACCGAAAAGCAGGGACCAGGCGCTGTACCGGAAGGTGGCGGCGGACCTGGGCCGGGAGATCGGCGAGGGCAGATACGGCTCCGGCGGACGGCTGCCCGCCGAGGGCGAGCTCGCCGAACGGTACGGCGTCTCCCGGGGCACGGTCCGTCAGGCGATGGCCCTGCTGCGAACCGAGGGTCTGGTCGCCTCGCGGCGTGGTACCCGGCGGGTCGTGATCGGGATGCCCCGCCCGCAGAGCTTCGGCGAACTGCTCAGCTTCACCCGCTGGGCACGTTCGATGGGCGAGGAACCCGGCGGCCTGATGATCGCCACGGAGACCCGGACCGCCGACGCGACCGAGTGCGTACAACTGCGTCTGCCCGAGGGAACCGAGGTCCACCGCGTACGGCGGCTTCGTACGCTGTCGGGCCGCCCCGCGATGGTGGAGCGCACCGTCTTCCCGCCGGCCGTCGGTGAGCTGGTCGCCGAGCTGCCACCGGACACCGTGTCGTACACCGTGGCCCTGGAAGAACGGGGTGTGCTGTTCGCGGACGCCCAGCACACCATCGACCTGTGCCCGGCCGACGCGGAGGACGCCCGGTTGCTCGGCTGCCGGCCCGGCGACCCGTTGCTGCGCGAGCGGCGGTGCAGCACGGATCCGGCAGGCACTCCGATCGAATGGTCCGACGACCGGTACCTGCCGGACACCGTGGCCTTCACCGTCCACAGTTCGGCCGCCTCCGGCTCGCTGGCCCGCCGCCCGGCCGGCGACACCTGA